In one Candidatus Polarisedimenticolaceae bacterium genomic region, the following are encoded:
- a CDS encoding M1 family aminopeptidase, with the protein MRNTMRVQWVVGALLGAWVGSATGALAAAESPAATVQEGITVVLHDKVSKLLASHDKDGNPDKRGTYSQTYKKVDAGTYQATFHVDTIEPTTFPLTQQLKTERYLLTLKGSGGNWSIANEELKDTYIGLFRGDFAPDLYKFDKLTWDKEGLKLSASNGYLYTYVSHGSTVAFRVFADDLTYDFVPPSDTGYYGAIRNKIFKDHPQDIVFKTDWADIACDPATCNDFMKSIFSGLDKTTSGTGGAWSNAKSDLASSQSDMAATKSKNPFGVFTREREIARKYWRENSYGGFARVPEADRRFWQVEFHTKTAGKERFVDMLWDNWAPWQVTMYATDYGRQFDIPLFGYYDEATRKGSTPPYLLEQRDDLDARDFDLAGLDAKVEIGLDEPDSLVGDVTYQINMKRDLRELPFAIPRSHIAGATVTDPRSPKLFVNSVQDGDGNELTWVKEGALSGLIIFPKMVPAGTKLTLRLQFENLDSISRLNPSYASLDREGWLPLVRFGDFIDTFHMTTRLPAKYEILGIGKKVSENVQNDVRTTVWGSDSPVTFPTIIFGEYISDDAGKYEAKKSDGTVIPVRVYVDKVSTQGISDQEGFNGGARDIRGKQLGAIATQAAVALNYYKDLYGADYPFAKLDLVADPNGFLYGQSPASIVYLGFGVFRGEGTIINATDRNASQISKFNRDVVAHEVGHQWWGGLITNANQRNYWFVESMAELSAALYVETTAGKKKYLDKVADWRQVILGSEPDSNVQSGYTMWGGSLNATQANIYNKGPYAFHIFRSTFGDDKFFALLKEMTKELQHKEIVTRDMQDVMEKVVGGNMDWFFDQWVRGVGLPQYAINWTKRKNEQGKWIVEGTIKQRVVFGKDKVTLKDVYYRGVAPLSFVDLNGKETKSAKPLLVQGPETPFRVIVPDEPEKVYFNKDGEILAEDLVVNTSW; encoded by the coding sequence ATGCGGAACACGATGCGAGTTCAATGGGTCGTCGGTGCGCTCCTTGGAGCATGGGTCGGCAGCGCAACCGGCGCCCTCGCCGCGGCGGAGTCCCCTGCGGCCACCGTGCAGGAAGGGATCACGGTCGTTCTCCACGACAAGGTCTCGAAGCTCCTCGCATCGCACGACAAGGACGGTAACCCCGACAAGAGAGGGACCTATTCTCAGACATACAAGAAGGTCGACGCCGGGACGTACCAAGCAACCTTCCACGTCGATACGATCGAGCCGACGACGTTCCCGTTGACCCAGCAGCTCAAGACGGAGCGTTACTTGCTGACGCTCAAGGGCTCCGGCGGTAACTGGTCGATCGCGAACGAAGAGCTGAAGGACACCTACATCGGCCTCTTTCGAGGCGATTTTGCTCCCGACCTCTACAAGTTCGACAAGCTCACGTGGGACAAAGAGGGCTTGAAGCTCTCCGCGAGCAACGGCTATCTCTACACCTACGTCAGTCACGGTTCGACGGTCGCGTTTCGCGTGTTCGCGGACGACCTGACCTACGACTTCGTTCCGCCGTCCGACACCGGCTACTACGGCGCGATTCGCAACAAGATCTTCAAGGACCATCCCCAGGACATCGTCTTCAAGACGGATTGGGCCGACATCGCCTGCGATCCGGCGACGTGCAACGATTTCATGAAGAGCATCTTTTCCGGCCTGGACAAGACGACGAGCGGGACCGGCGGCGCGTGGAGCAATGCCAAGAGCGACTTGGCGTCGTCGCAGTCCGACATGGCGGCGACGAAGTCGAAGAACCCCTTCGGCGTCTTCACGCGCGAGCGCGAGATCGCTCGCAAATATTGGCGCGAGAATTCGTACGGGGGGTTCGCGAGGGTTCCCGAAGCCGATCGGCGGTTCTGGCAGGTGGAGTTTCACACCAAGACCGCAGGCAAAGAGCGGTTCGTCGACATGCTCTGGGACAACTGGGCCCCGTGGCAGGTGACGATGTACGCCACCGACTACGGACGGCAGTTCGACATTCCGTTGTTCGGCTACTACGACGAGGCGACGCGCAAGGGCAGCACGCCCCCGTATCTTCTCGAGCAGCGCGACGACCTGGACGCGCGTGATTTCGATCTGGCAGGTCTCGACGCCAAGGTCGAGATCGGGCTCGACGAGCCCGACTCCCTCGTCGGCGACGTGACCTATCAGATCAACATGAAGCGCGACCTTCGCGAGCTTCCCTTCGCCATTCCGCGCAGCCACATCGCGGGTGCCACCGTGACGGATCCTCGGAGCCCCAAGCTGTTCGTGAACTCGGTCCAGGACGGCGACGGAAACGAGCTGACCTGGGTGAAAGAGGGCGCGCTCAGCGGGCTCATCATCTTCCCGAAGATGGTTCCCGCCGGAACGAAGCTGACACTGCGTCTTCAGTTCGAGAATCTCGATTCCATCTCGCGTCTCAACCCGTCGTATGCCTCCCTCGACCGTGAGGGCTGGCTTCCCCTGGTGCGCTTCGGGGATTTCATCGACACGTTCCACATGACGACACGCCTCCCGGCGAAGTACGAGATCCTGGGCATCGGCAAGAAGGTGTCCGAAAACGTGCAGAACGACGTCCGCACCACCGTCTGGGGATCGGACAGCCCCGTCACATTCCCGACCATCATTTTCGGGGAGTACATCAGCGACGACGCCGGCAAGTACGAGGCGAAGAAAAGCGATGGCACGGTCATCCCGGTGCGGGTCTACGTCGACAAGGTCAGCACGCAGGGAATTTCGGACCAAGAAGGATTCAACGGTGGCGCACGAGACATCCGCGGCAAGCAGCTCGGGGCCATCGCTACGCAAGCCGCCGTCGCGCTCAATTACTACAAGGATCTCTACGGCGCGGACTACCCGTTCGCCAAGCTCGATCTCGTCGCCGACCCCAACGGTTTCCTCTACGGGCAGTCGCCCGCATCGATCGTGTACCTCGGATTCGGGGTCTTCCGCGGCGAAGGTACGATCATCAACGCCACGGACAGGAACGCTTCTCAGATCTCGAAATTCAACCGGGACGTCGTCGCGCACGAGGTCGGACATCAGTGGTGGGGCGGCCTGATCACGAACGCGAACCAACGCAATTACTGGTTCGTCGAGAGCATGGCCGAGCTGTCGGCTGCGTTGTACGTCGAGACCACGGCGGGGAAGAAGAAGTACCTCGACAAGGTCGCCGACTGGCGTCAAGTCATCCTCGGCAGTGAGCCGGATTCGAACGTCCAGTCGGGGTACACGATGTGGGGCGGCTCGCTCAACGCGACCCAAGCGAACATTTACAACAAGGGTCCGTACGCGTTCCACATCTTCCGATCCACCTTCGGCGACGACAAGTTCTTCGCGCTCCTCAAGGAGATGACGAAAGAGCTCCAGCACAAGGAAATCGTCACGCGCGATATGCAGGACGTCATGGAGAAGGTCGTCGGCGGCAACATGGACTGGTTCTTCGATCAATGGGTCCGCGGTGTCGGCCTCCCCCAGTACGCGATCAACTGGACGAAGCGGAAGAACGAGCAGGGAAAGTGGATCGTCGAGGGCACGATCAAGCAGCGCGTCGTCTTCGGTAAGGACAAGGTCACCCTGAAGGACGTCTACTACCGCGGCGTGGCGCCTCTCTCGTTCGTCGATTTGAACGGAAAGGAGACGAAGTCGGCGAAGCCGCTCCTGGTGCAAGGCCCCGAGACGCCGTTCCGCGTCATCGTTCCAGACGAGCCGGAGAAGGTCTACTTCAACAAAGACGGCGAGATCCTCGCAGAGGATCTCGTAGTCAACACGAGCTGGTAG
- the ftsE gene encoding cell division ATP-binding protein FtsE — protein sequence MDGLTKSYPEGAIALKDVSFEVGRGEFVFITGPSGSGKSTLLRLLMRHEKPTWGGISVLGRDLTTLPARKVPELRRSMGVVFQDFKLIKRKTALENVAYVLNVAGIPRAEQKRRAYHALKGVGLSHRLGVTPEALSGGEQQRVAIARAVVNEPELLLADEPTGNLDPDLAVEIMRLFREINARGTTVVVATHDRDLIRRMQRRTIVLHQGRLAEGAVLV from the coding sequence ATCGACGGACTGACGAAGAGCTACCCCGAGGGGGCGATCGCCCTCAAGGACGTTTCCTTCGAAGTCGGCCGCGGTGAGTTCGTCTTCATCACGGGGCCGTCGGGCTCCGGGAAGTCGACGCTCCTGCGGCTCCTCATGCGCCACGAGAAACCGACCTGGGGGGGCATCTCCGTCCTCGGACGCGATCTCACGACCCTTCCCGCGCGGAAGGTTCCGGAGCTGCGCCGATCGATGGGGGTCGTCTTCCAAGACTTCAAGCTCATCAAGCGGAAGACGGCGCTCGAGAACGTGGCCTACGTGCTGAACGTCGCGGGAATCCCGCGAGCCGAGCAGAAGCGCCGCGCCTATCACGCGCTCAAAGGCGTCGGCCTGTCCCATCGGCTGGGCGTGACGCCCGAGGCGCTGTCGGGGGGCGAGCAGCAGCGCGTCGCGATCGCGCGGGCGGTCGTCAACGAGCCGGAGCTGCTCCTCGCCGACGAGCCGACGGGGAACCTGGATCCCGATCTTGCGGTCGAGATCATGCGCCTCTTCCGCGAGATCAACGCGCGGGGCACGACGGTCGTCGTGGCGACGCACGATCGCGACCTCATCCGGCGAATGCAGCGCAGGACGATCGTGCTCCATCAGGGGCGCCTCGCCGAGGGCGCGGTGCTCGTATGA
- a CDS encoding permease-like cell division protein FtsX: MTGAHLRYFVTDALDEWRHSPGPNVLAAATLAAVLFVAGVNLLLLTNLSARVAGWKSDLRLSIYLADGASASDVETLRAKVQGVAGVEKIEYVDKDEALARFRKSFKDLADVPTELGTNPLPASLEVYLGGGAQAKVTAQNIGSAASGSKAVEEVRYDQAFLDKVDSLLDVARWGGSALGLVILAAVGFVVAGVLRLTVHARRDEIEIMHLVGAPPMLVRGPFLVTGLVHGLAGAALAIFAVEAARRAATLYTAGDGLFGIVAGRPLALAPAALLVGTGALLGLASAWLACSYQSKAM; encoded by the coding sequence ATGACCGGCGCGCACCTCCGGTACTTCGTGACCGACGCGCTCGACGAGTGGCGGCACAGTCCCGGGCCGAACGTCCTCGCGGCCGCGACGTTGGCGGCGGTGCTCTTCGTCGCGGGTGTGAATCTTCTCCTGCTCACGAACCTCTCGGCGCGCGTCGCAGGGTGGAAGTCCGACCTTCGCTTGTCGATCTATCTCGCCGACGGCGCGTCCGCGTCCGACGTCGAGACGCTCCGCGCGAAGGTTCAGGGGGTCGCCGGCGTCGAGAAGATCGAGTACGTCGACAAGGACGAGGCGCTCGCGCGCTTCCGGAAGTCGTTCAAGGACCTCGCCGACGTTCCCACCGAGCTGGGGACGAACCCGCTTCCCGCCTCGCTCGAGGTCTACCTCGGCGGCGGGGCGCAGGCGAAGGTGACGGCGCAGAACATCGGATCGGCGGCGTCGGGGTCGAAGGCGGTCGAGGAGGTGCGCTACGACCAGGCGTTCCTCGACAAGGTCGATTCCCTCCTCGACGTCGCGCGGTGGGGCGGGTCGGCGCTCGGTCTCGTGATCCTCGCCGCCGTCGGCTTCGTCGTCGCGGGCGTGCTGCGGCTCACCGTGCACGCGCGCCGCGACGAGATCGAGATCATGCACCTCGTCGGCGCGCCGCCGATGCTCGTCCGCGGACCGTTCCTCGTGACCGGGCTCGTCCACGGGCTCGCCGGCGCAGCGCTCGCGATCTTCGCGGTCGAGGCGGCGCGGCGCGCCGCGACGCTCTACACGGCGGGCGACGGTCTCTTCGGGATCGTGGCGGGCCGGCCGCTGGCTCTGGCGCCCGCCGCGCTGCTCGTCGGGACCGGCGCGCTCCTCGGTCTCGCCTCAGCGTGGCTCGCCTGCTCCTACCAGTCGAAGGCGATGTAG
- a CDS encoding tetratricopeptide repeat protein, whose translation MNVRLNAAAGALVLFAFSNLPAESPTDELLRYGTEMAKEGNWREAKYRWERALRDDPSDARLLNNLAVASEALGDADAARSLFEKAVAASPRDARIRDNAARSAIFWRKVSDDGKAGPGVPLEGSKKKGHDMVEVTVSLPMPARVKVDGAKTLLVAGFIVNDSDLVDVNREIVHFLRNELRKHTSFAILDVTPPPAVPEQTLDDMAKNAEFFKWLGREHGADIVVSGAVHYTKRDASGFEDVDIVSESTGQKVRQTRFVEQEEFTFELEALYFRGADGSLLFRDKTQRQAVYRGSANDPISAFYELGNAASPDVLAVLAPRNLPDVRLLFKG comes from the coding sequence ATGAACGTCCGCCTCAACGCGGCCGCCGGCGCGCTCGTCCTCTTCGCTTTCTCCAATCTTCCCGCCGAGTCTCCGACCGACGAGCTTCTTCGCTATGGGACCGAGATGGCGAAGGAAGGGAACTGGCGCGAAGCGAAGTACCGCTGGGAGCGCGCCCTCCGCGACGACCCGTCGGACGCACGCCTCCTCAACAATCTCGCGGTCGCGTCGGAAGCGCTCGGCGATGCCGACGCGGCGCGCTCTCTGTTCGAGAAGGCGGTCGCGGCCTCGCCGCGCGACGCGCGCATCCGCGACAACGCCGCGCGCTCCGCGATCTTCTGGCGCAAGGTGTCCGACGACGGCAAGGCCGGGCCGGGCGTTCCGCTCGAAGGCTCGAAGAAGAAGGGCCACGACATGGTCGAGGTCACGGTGTCGCTGCCGATGCCGGCGCGCGTCAAGGTCGACGGCGCGAAGACCCTCCTCGTCGCGGGATTCATCGTCAACGACTCGGACCTCGTCGACGTCAACCGGGAGATCGTCCACTTCTTGAGGAACGAGCTGCGCAAGCACACCTCGTTCGCGATTCTCGACGTCACGCCGCCGCCGGCCGTTCCGGAGCAGACACTGGACGACATGGCGAAGAACGCAGAGTTCTTCAAGTGGCTGGGGCGCGAGCACGGCGCCGACATCGTCGTCTCGGGCGCGGTCCACTACACGAAGCGCGACGCGTCGGGGTTCGAGGACGTCGACATCGTGAGCGAGTCGACCGGTCAGAAGGTCCGGCAGACGCGCTTCGTCGAGCAGGAGGAGTTCACCTTCGAGCTCGAGGCGCTCTACTTCCGCGGCGCCGACGGCTCGCTCCTCTTCCGCGACAAGACGCAGCGGCAGGCGGTCTACCGCGGCTCCGCGAACGACCCGATCAGCGCCTTCTACGAGCTGGGGAACGCCGCCTCACCCGACGTGCTCGCCGTCCTCGCCCCGCGCAACCTGCCGGACGTGCGCTTGCTCTTCAAGGGATGA
- the aroA gene encoding 3-phosphoshikimate 1-carboxyvinyltransferase, whose amino-acid sequence MPPRCIEPARGRLRGTFRAPSSKSATHRALLAAALASGRSTVRLPLDAEDTRVTLDGLAALGIPVSDEGDCWHVTGTGGPVPGGGNVALGASGSSARFLTALAALGRAPSRLDGTPRLRERPMHELIDALAAAGAHVAPSAGGRFPLAAGGTAVRGGRLVVAGNRSSQFASALLLIGCACREGIELVVPEPRVSWSYVRMTIEMLEAFGARVVVADDGGLAVPPQRLTATTVTIEADHSSASYAFAATVVVGGRTTAAGLRSASAQPDARFLRDLAGLGARVVESEGGIVVDADGAIPAFAWDLSDAPDLAPGAAVLALFAEGPSSLSGLHHLRLKESDRVEAIRRNLERMGAAVSVSDGTIGITPPGPAIHGATIETMGDHRIAMAFAVAGLRVPGVTIDDDLVVAKSYPQFWRDFEEWSKVDR is encoded by the coding sequence ATGCCGCCGCGCTGCATCGAACCCGCACGAGGCCGGTTGCGCGGCACTTTTCGCGCACCCTCGTCGAAGAGCGCGACACATCGCGCGCTCCTCGCGGCGGCTCTCGCGTCCGGTCGCAGCACCGTTCGCCTGCCCCTCGACGCCGAGGACACACGGGTGACCCTGGACGGGCTCGCGGCGCTCGGGATACCGGTGTCGGATGAGGGGGACTGTTGGCACGTGACGGGCACGGGCGGCCCCGTCCCGGGCGGGGGCAACGTGGCCCTCGGCGCTTCCGGCTCATCGGCGAGATTCCTGACGGCGCTGGCAGCGCTCGGCCGCGCACCGTCGCGCCTGGACGGCACGCCCCGCCTGCGCGAGCGCCCGATGCACGAGCTGATCGATGCGCTCGCGGCGGCCGGAGCGCACGTCGCACCGAGCGCGGGCGGAAGGTTTCCTCTCGCGGCGGGCGGAACCGCCGTCCGGGGCGGCCGCCTCGTCGTCGCCGGCAATCGCAGCAGCCAGTTCGCGAGCGCCCTGCTCCTGATCGGCTGCGCGTGCCGCGAGGGCATCGAGCTCGTCGTCCCGGAGCCGCGCGTCTCGTGGTCGTACGTCCGCATGACGATCGAGATGCTCGAAGCGTTCGGCGCGCGTGTCGTCGTGGCGGACGACGGCGGCCTCGCCGTGCCGCCGCAACGGCTCACGGCGACGACGGTGACGATCGAGGCCGATCACTCCTCGGCGTCGTACGCGTTCGCCGCCACGGTCGTGGTCGGCGGGCGGACGACGGCCGCCGGCTTGAGGAGCGCGAGCGCACAGCCCGACGCACGGTTCCTCCGCGACCTCGCCGGCCTCGGCGCTCGTGTCGTCGAGAGCGAAGGCGGGATCGTCGTCGACGCCGACGGGGCGATCCCGGCGTTCGCATGGGATCTATCCGACGCGCCCGATCTCGCGCCCGGGGCGGCGGTGCTCGCGCTCTTCGCGGAGGGGCCGTCGAGCCTCTCGGGGCTCCATCACCTGCGTCTCAAGGAGTCCGATCGTGTCGAGGCGATCCGCCGCAACCTCGAGAGGATGGGCGCCGCCGTCTCGGTGTCGGACGGCACGATCGGCATCACGCCGCCGGGCCCGGCGATCCACGGCGCGACGATCGAGACGATGGGCGACCACCGCATCGCGATGGCATTCGCCGTCGCGGGCCTCAGGGTGCCGGGGGTAACGAT